One Malus domestica chromosome 11, GDT2T_hap1 genomic region harbors:
- the LOC139189363 gene encoding SAGA-associated factor 11-like produces the protein MSLPIEEMICPLFRCLAFISCFGDLLDSIIVDVAYECHQIAKLRLDHNFEEEEEELRLSAQTRVRVVDPSNSGEANSKHLIEIFGQNHPYVASKVFECMICGRSNVAGRFALHLEKCMGKGRKACLKVTRSSTAAETWNSRGNPASTYSTYSCSNSTSWLSNGASGVAGEEYSNCALEVP, from the exons ATGTCGCTTCCAATTGAAGAAATGATATGTCCTCTTTTTCGATGCTTAG CTTTCATCTCATGTTTTGGGGATCTCCTCGATTCGATCATTGTTGATGTTGCATATGAGTGTCATCAAATAGCGAAGTTGCGTCTTGATCAtaattttgaagaagaagaagaagaactaaGGCTGTCAGCCCAAACACGGGTGAGGGTAGTTGATCCTAGTAATAGTGGTGAAGCAAATAGCAAGCACCTGATTGAAATATTTGGGCAGAATCATCCTTATGTAGCCAGCAAAGTGTTTGAGTGCATGATTTGTGGTCGGTCTAATGTGGCTGGGAGGTTTGCTCTTCATCTGGAGAAGTGTATGGGAAAG GGTAGAAAGGCTTGCCTCAAGGTGACAAGAAGTAGCACAGCTGCAGAGACTTGGAATTCTCGGGGAAACCCTGCTTCCACATACTCCACATATTCATGTTCCAACAGCACAAGCTGGTTATCAAATGGAGCATCGGGTGTTGCTGGTGAGGAGTACTCGAACTGTGCATTGGAAGTGCCATGA
- the LOC103447342 gene encoding uncharacterized protein, which produces MVTEAAAWAPAMAPTASSPQDQDGIRFLLDRHYALHGEVMMVVVILLFAAFIFCLLVFPCLRRAKNRHLRSSLDEDSDVVGKPSSCFSSWFMKRRTDGDGASSTELSLRRYINSEVTRNPSS; this is translated from the coding sequence ATGGTGACAGAAGCAGCAGCATGGGCACCTGCCATGGCTCCTACGGCTTCTTCTCCACAAGACCAAGACGGGATTCGCTTCTTGCTCGACAGGCACTACGCCTTGCATGGAGAGGTCATGATGGTGGTTGTGATTCTTCTGTTTGCTGCCTTCATTTTCTGCCTTCTCGTGTTTCCCTGTCTCCGGCGAGCGAAGAATCGTCATCTGCGATCTTCACTCGATGAAGACTCCGACGTCGTTGGGAAGCCGAGTAGTTGTTTTTCATCATGGTTTATGAAAAGGAGGACAGATGGAGATGGTGCAAGCTCAACAGAGTTGTCATTGAGGAGGTATATTAACAGTGAAGTTACAAGAAACCCTAGTTCGTAG
- the LOC103447341 gene encoding farnesol kinase, chloroplastic produces MHSSLAFVPVAIKGTGKPCSFLYQVGYLPRSSSTTRLGLLLLPSNSIADTSTLSLLAPSLRFELTTTISKPRSRRRQLTSTPATMLPENPVVADTCAAFIAGGVALFFLLLWQETAKRGIFDQKLNRKFVHVSIGLVFMLCWPLFSSGLQGAFFASLTPGLNIFRMLLLGLGIWKDEATVKSMSRYGDHRELLKGPLYYATTITLACLVYWRTSPIAIALICNLCAGDGLADIVGRRFGTQKLPYNRNKSIAGSVAMASAGFLTSIGYMYYFSSFGYVQESWGMALGFLVVSLASALVESLPISTELDDNLTVSLTSALIGSLVF; encoded by the exons ATGCACTCTTCCCTTGCCTTTGTTCCAGTAGCCATAAAGGGCACGGGCAAACCATGTTCCTTCCTCTACCAGGTAGGCTACCTACCAAGATCGTCTTCTACCACTAGACTcggtcttcttcttctcccttccAATTCAATTGCAGACACTtccaccctctctctcctcgCTCCCTCACTCAGATTCGAACTCACAACAACAATCTCCAAGCCTCGGAGTCGCCGCCGCCAACTGACGTCAACTCCCGCCACTATGCTTCCAGAAAACCCGGTGGTTGCTGACACTTGCGCCGCCTTCATTGCCGGCGGCGTTGCTCTTTTCTTCCTGCTATTGTGGCAAGAAACCGCCAAGCGTGGGATCTTCGACCAG AAACTCAATAGAAAATTTGTCCACGTGAGCATTGGCCTTGTTTTCATGCTGTGCTGGCCACTATTCAG TTCTGGCCTTCAAGGAGCATTTTTTGCATCTCTTACTCCAGGCCTCAATATCTTCCGAATGCTTCTATTGGGACTAGGAATATGGAAGGATGAGGCAACAGTGAAATCAATGAGCAGATATGGAGACCACAG GGAACTTCTTAAGGGACCACTGTACTATGCCACGACAATAACTTTGGCTTGTCTAGTCTATTGGAGAACTTCCCCTATTGCAATTGCTCTTATATGCAATTTGTGTGCTGGAGATG GTTTAGCTGACATTGTTGGTAGGCGGTTTGGTACCCAGAAACTTCCATACAACAGAAACAAATCTATAGCCGGTAGTGTTGCAATGGCATCTGCTGGTTTTTTAACATCTATCGG GTACATGTACTATTTCTCCAGCTTTGGATATGTTCAGGAAAGTTGGGGCATGGCTTTGGGTTTCTTGGTTGTGTCTCTTGCCTCGGCACTGGTAGAATCGCTCCCCATAAGCACTGAGCTTGATGACAACCTAACAGTTTCACTTACTTCTGCATTAATTGGCAGTTTGGTTTTCTGA
- the LOC103447343 gene encoding SAGA-associated factor 11, whose product MSLPNEGNDMSSSSDVQLSSHVFVDLLDSIIVDVASECHRIAKLGLDRKFEEEEEELRLSAQARVRVADPSNSGEADSKYVVDIFGQNHPSVASEVFECMNCGRPIVAGRFAPHLEKCMGKGRKARLKVTRSSTAAQTRNSRGSSASTYSTYSNSNSTSRLSNGASGVAGEEYSNGTLEEP is encoded by the exons ATGTCGCTTCCAAATGAAGGAAATGATATGTCCTCTTCTTCCGATGTTCAG CTGTCATCTCATGTTTTTGTGGATCTCCTCGATTCGATCATTGTTGATGTTGCATCTGAGTGTCATCGAATAGCGAAGTTGGGTCTTGATCGTAagtttgaagaagaggaagaagaactaAGGCTGTCAGCCCAAGCACGGGTGAGGGTAGCTGATCCTAGTAATAGTGGTGAAGCAGATAGCAAGTACGTGGTTGACATATTTGGGCAGAATCATCCTTCTGTAGCCAGCGAAGTGTTTGAGTGCATGAATTGTGGTCGGCCTATCGTGGCTGGGAGGTTTGCTCCTCATCTGGAGAAGTGTATGGGAAAG GGTAGAAAGGCTCGCCTCAAGGTGACAAGAAGTAGCACGGCTGCACAGACTCGGAATTCTCGGGGAAGCTCTGCTTCCACATACTCCACATATTCAAATTCCAACAGCACAAGCCGGTTATCAAATGGAGCATCCGGTGTTGCTGGTGAGGAGTACTCAAATGGTACATTGGAAGAGCCATGA